In one window of Comamonas testosteroni DNA:
- the ribD gene encoding bifunctional diaminohydroxyphosphoribosylaminopyrimidine deaminase/5-amino-6-(5-phosphoribosylamino)uracil reductase RibD → MTPSAHFMNKALEQAAQALFLSSPNPRVGCVIVDASSRIIGQGFTQQAGGPHAEVMALRDAASKGNDVRGATAYVTLEPCSHHGRTGPCCDALIAAGIGKVVGALTDPNPQVAGQGFERLRAAGVDVEIGPGGAESRELNIGFFSRMIRGTPWVRMKAASSLDGVTALHNGQSQWITSAAARADGHAWRARACTILTGIGTVLEDNPRMNVRDVDTPRQPRIAVVDSKLDMPLDAHVLKAPSACFVYTCSTNQSKIEQLQALGAMVIAMPNAAGKVDLAAMLRDLAQRGTNELHVEAGFKLNGSLIREGLVDEFLFYQAPRLLGTGAMGIANFGPLDSLDQGLPLQFHDVARLGPDLRIVARVQGREQF, encoded by the coding sequence ATGACACCCTCTGCCCACTTCATGAACAAAGCGCTTGAGCAGGCTGCTCAGGCGCTTTTTCTTTCCTCACCCAATCCGCGTGTTGGCTGCGTGATCGTCGATGCCTCGAGTCGCATCATCGGCCAGGGCTTTACCCAGCAGGCCGGTGGCCCGCACGCCGAGGTGATGGCTCTGCGCGACGCGGCTTCCAAAGGCAACGATGTGCGTGGGGCCACGGCCTATGTGACGCTGGAGCCCTGCTCGCACCACGGCCGCACCGGCCCCTGCTGCGACGCCTTGATCGCAGCCGGCATAGGCAAGGTGGTGGGTGCACTGACGGATCCCAATCCGCAGGTGGCCGGCCAGGGCTTCGAGCGGCTGCGCGCCGCGGGTGTCGATGTGGAGATAGGCCCCGGCGGAGCTGAATCACGCGAACTCAATATCGGCTTTTTCAGCCGCATGATTCGCGGCACGCCCTGGGTGCGCATGAAGGCCGCCAGCTCGCTGGACGGCGTCACGGCCTTGCACAATGGTCAAAGCCAGTGGATCACCTCGGCGGCAGCGCGCGCCGACGGACATGCCTGGCGTGCCCGCGCCTGCACGATCTTGACCGGAATAGGCACGGTGCTTGAAGACAATCCGCGCATGAATGTGCGGGATGTAGACACGCCACGCCAGCCGCGCATTGCCGTGGTGGACAGCAAGCTGGATATGCCACTGGATGCTCATGTTTTGAAAGCACCTAGCGCATGCTTTGTATACACTTGCAGTACAAATCAATCCAAGATCGAGCAACTGCAAGCGCTAGGCGCTATGGTTATTGCTATGCCGAATGCAGCGGGCAAGGTCGATCTGGCAGCCATGTTGCGCGATCTGGCACAGCGCGGCACGAATGAGCTGCATGTGGAAGCAGGCTTCAAACTCAACGGCTCACTGATTCGCGAAGGTCTGGTCGATGAGTTTCTCTTCTATCAAGCCCCCAGGCTGCTGGGCACGGGTGCTATGGGCATTGCCAACTTCGGCCCGCTCGACAGCCTGGACCAAGGTCTGCCACTGCAGTTCCACGATGTCGCCCGCCTGGGACCGGACCTGCGCATTGTTGCCAGAGTCCAGGGCCGAGAGCAGTTCTAG
- a CDS encoding phospholipase D-like domain-containing protein has product MTAFIPTSSRLQPLRRPKCLALLAGAFIALLLTGCAASLPKDVERPVSTALSQPQGTELGLLVSQARPARAKPDASAFALLSGPRHALSSRMALVENAQKTLDLQYYAIHADQSTGRLLRAVVQAARRGVRVRVLLDDFHSTGPDAQVMRLAFVPNVEMRMFNPLAGSRASTIGRAWTLLTDFQRAQQRMHNKLFVADNTLAVIGGRNLGDAYFDASNVGNFVDLDVLAGGPVVKDLSRSFDRYWNNVRAYPVQSLISEPDLLKLKTQFDQEDAKTEAAPAPDTGIAEPESEGGSMNLNQIPWIWAQAMVLADSPTKIPAEGAERSAASEHAESAVLKANDAYSPPPSATPALNAESVVDGLLALIRSARQDLLVVSPYFVPGTEIMDAFRAARSKGVRIRVLTNSLASNDAPLAHAGYARHRKALLEMGIELHEMRSEAANVRSALRAGTTGSSGGSAGASRAMLHTKLLVIDGRLVAVGSMNLDMRSQLQNTEIAVLIASRRFSQLAGDSIDESLPENSWRVDLDPKGKLVWRAPLDSGLRDSYSEPDASLGLRLMLQLLGPLAPDSLL; this is encoded by the coding sequence ATGACGGCTTTTATCCCCACATCGTCACGACTGCAGCCGTTGCGGCGGCCAAAGTGTCTGGCACTGCTTGCCGGCGCTTTTATCGCGTTGCTGCTCACGGGTTGCGCGGCATCGCTACCCAAGGACGTGGAGCGCCCCGTCAGCACCGCACTGAGCCAGCCCCAAGGCACCGAGCTGGGCCTGCTCGTCTCTCAGGCTCGCCCGGCCCGGGCAAAGCCAGATGCCTCGGCTTTTGCCTTGCTCTCCGGCCCCAGGCATGCCCTTAGCAGCCGCATGGCGCTCGTGGAGAACGCACAGAAGACGCTGGATCTGCAGTACTACGCCATCCATGCCGATCAAAGCACCGGGAGACTGCTGCGCGCGGTCGTGCAGGCGGCCCGGCGCGGCGTGCGCGTGCGCGTGCTTCTGGACGACTTCCACAGCACGGGGCCCGATGCGCAGGTCATGCGCCTGGCTTTTGTGCCCAATGTGGAGATGCGCATGTTCAATCCGCTGGCCGGCTCGCGCGCCTCCACCATCGGCCGGGCCTGGACGCTGCTGACCGACTTTCAGCGCGCCCAGCAGCGCATGCACAACAAGCTGTTCGTGGCCGACAACACCTTGGCCGTGATTGGCGGACGCAACCTGGGCGATGCCTACTTTGATGCCTCCAATGTGGGCAATTTTGTCGATCTCGATGTTCTGGCCGGCGGCCCCGTCGTCAAGGATTTGTCGCGCAGCTTCGACCGCTACTGGAACAATGTGCGTGCCTACCCCGTGCAGTCGCTGATCAGCGAGCCGGACCTGCTCAAGCTCAAGACCCAGTTTGACCAGGAAGACGCCAAAACCGAAGCCGCGCCAGCCCCGGACACCGGCATCGCCGAACCGGAGTCCGAAGGCGGGTCCATGAACCTGAACCAGATCCCTTGGATCTGGGCCCAGGCCATGGTGCTGGCGGACAGCCCGACCAAGATCCCCGCCGAAGGTGCGGAACGATCGGCCGCCAGCGAGCACGCCGAGTCAGCTGTGCTCAAGGCCAACGACGCCTACAGCCCGCCCCCCTCGGCCACGCCGGCTCTGAATGCCGAATCGGTGGTCGATGGTCTGCTGGCTCTGATCCGCTCCGCCAGGCAGGACCTGCTGGTGGTGTCACCCTACTTTGTCCCGGGGACGGAGATCATGGACGCCTTTCGCGCCGCGCGCAGCAAGGGCGTGCGCATCCGGGTGCTGACCAACTCCCTGGCTTCCAACGATGCGCCGCTGGCCCATGCCGGCTATGCGCGCCACCGCAAGGCGCTGCTGGAGATGGGCATCGAGCTGCATGAAATGCGCAGCGAAGCGGCCAACGTACGCTCGGCATTGCGCGCAGGCACCACAGGCTCCAGCGGGGGCAGTGCCGGGGCTTCGCGGGCCATGCTGCACACCAAGCTGCTGGTCATAGACGGACGCCTGGTCGCCGTGGGCTCCATGAATCTGGACATGCGCTCACAACTGCAGAACACCGAGATCGCCGTACTGATCGCCAGCCGCCGCTTCAGCCAGCTGGCCGGCGACAGCATCGACGAAAGCCTGCCCGAAAACAGCTGGCGGGTGGATCTGGACCCCAAGGGGAAGCTGGTCTGGCGCGCCCCCCTGGACAGCGGGCTCAGGGACTCCTACTCGGAGCCCGATGCCAGCCTTGGACTACGCCTCATGCTGCAGCTGCTCGGGCCTCTGGCTCCGGACAGTCTGCTTTAG
- a CDS encoding tRNA dihydrouridine synthase has product MRLLLAPMEGLLDFVLRDVLTRVGGADRCVSEFIRISGSLLPDKVYLRTMPELRNGSRTLAGVPVRAQLLGSDPVSMAENAANLARLGPEGIDLNFGCPAKVVNRHGGGASLLQDPEQIVRVVDAVRSAVPAQMPVSAKMRLGFNDRALMIECAQAMEQGGACEIVVHARTKLDGYRPPAYWEEIPRIREAVGVNVVANGEIWTVEEALRCREVSGCEDLMLGRGIVADPGLALAVRRAVGQGSGTAAAGIDWLALVPQVQRFWYMVCEDLEPRQRAGRLKQWLNLMRRRFPEAELAYQEVRTQTDQRAISDWVQALPLRDLQQEWAWPQTTPKADCPEPEARAAAA; this is encoded by the coding sequence ATGAGACTGCTGCTTGCGCCCATGGAAGGGCTGCTGGATTTTGTGTTGCGCGATGTGCTGACCCGGGTGGGCGGCGCGGATCGCTGCGTGTCCGAGTTCATTCGCATCAGCGGTTCGCTGCTGCCGGACAAGGTCTATCTGCGTACCATGCCCGAACTGCGCAACGGCAGCAGGACGCTGGCCGGCGTGCCGGTGCGGGCGCAACTGCTGGGCTCCGACCCCGTCAGCATGGCCGAGAACGCGGCCAATCTGGCGCGCCTGGGGCCCGAGGGCATCGATCTGAATTTCGGCTGCCCGGCCAAGGTGGTCAACCGCCATGGCGGCGGTGCATCGCTGCTGCAGGATCCCGAGCAGATCGTGCGCGTGGTGGACGCCGTGCGCAGTGCCGTACCCGCGCAGATGCCGGTGTCGGCCAAGATGCGCTTGGGCTTTAACGACCGCGCGTTGATGATCGAGTGCGCCCAGGCCATGGAGCAAGGCGGTGCCTGTGAGATCGTCGTCCATGCGCGTACCAAGCTGGACGGCTATCGTCCGCCGGCCTATTGGGAAGAGATTCCGCGCATCCGTGAGGCGGTGGGCGTGAATGTGGTGGCCAATGGCGAGATCTGGACTGTGGAAGAGGCCTTGCGCTGCCGCGAAGTATCGGGCTGCGAGGATCTGATGCTCGGGCGCGGCATTGTGGCCGACCCGGGTCTGGCCTTGGCCGTGCGCCGCGCCGTGGGGCAGGGCAGTGGCACGGCGGCCGCTGGTATTGACTGGCTGGCGCTGGTGCCCCAGGTGCAGCGTTTTTGGTATATGGTCTGCGAGGATCTGGAGCCGCGCCAGCGTGCGGGTCGCCTCAAGCAGTGGCTCAATCTCATGCGCAGGCGCTTTCCGGAGGCCGAGCTGGCTTATCAGGAAGTGCGTACCCAGACCGATCAACGCGCCATCAGCGACTGGGTGCAGGCGCTGCCGCTGCGGGACCTGCAGCAGGAATGGGCTTGGCCGCAAACCACGCCTAAAGCAGACTGTCCGGAGCCAGAGGCCCGAGCAGCTGCAGCATGA